One Brassica napus cultivar Da-Ae chromosome C2, Da-Ae, whole genome shotgun sequence DNA window includes the following coding sequences:
- the LOC125582020 gene encoding cytochrome P450 86B1-like has product MSTNSSYYLTFSDAFSSHEPLVSRKLFLLRNVQVLELLLALFAFIAIHSLRQKKHYGLPVWPFLGMLPSLAFVLRGNIYEWLTDVLRRQNGTFHFRGPWFSSLNSTITCDPRNVEHLLKNRFSAYPKGSYFRDNLRDLLGDGIFNADDETWQRQRKTASIEFHSAKFRQLTTHSLYELVHKRLLPVLEASVKTSSPIDLQDVLLRLTFDNVCMIAFGVDPGCLGPDKPVIPFAKAFEDATEAAVCRFVMPTCVWKLMKCLNLGTEKMLKESIKGVDDFAEEVIRTRKKELSLEGESTKRSDLLTVFMGLRDEKGGSFSDKFLRDICVNFILAGRDTSSVALSWFFWLLEKNPEVEEKIMVEVCKILRQRDDSGNGGKIDYEPVFRPEEIKKMDYLQAALSEALRLYPSVPVDHKEVQEDDVFPDGTILKKGEKVIYAIYAMGRMEAIWGKDCREFRPERWLRDGRFMSESAYKFTAFNGGPRLCLGKDFAYYQMKSTAAAIVYRYKVKVVEGHKVEPKLALTMYMKHGLMVNLINRSVSEIDQYYAKTIDDGNII; this is encoded by the exons ATGAGTACCAATTCTTCTTACTATCTCACCTTCAGTGACGCTTTCTCCTCCCACGAGCCTCTTGTTTCACGTAAGCTCTTTCTCCTCAGAAACGTCCAAGTTCTTGAGCTTCTTCTTGCCCTTTTCGCATTTATCGCCATACATTCCTTGCGCCAGAAGAAACACTACGGTCTTCCTGTATGGCCCTTTCTAGGCATGCTTCCTTCTCTAGCTTTTGTCCTCAGAGGAAACATCTACGAGTGGCTAACCGATGTTCTCCGTCGTCAAAACGGGACTTTCCATTTCAGAGGCCCTTGGTTCAGCAGCCTCAACAGCACCATTACTTGCGACCCAAGAAACGTTGAGCATCTCCTCAAGAACCGTTTCTCTGCCTACCCTAAAGGCTCTTACTTCCGAGACAACCTTAGAGACCTTCTAGGAGACGGTATCTTCAACGCGGATGACGAGACTTGGCAGAGGCAGAGGAAAACCGCAAGCATCGAGTTTCATTCAGCTAAGTTCAGACAGCTAACAACTCACTCCTTGTATGAGCTTGTTCACAAGAGGCTCTTACCAGTTCTTGAAGCTTCGGTCAAAACCTCTTCTCCTATTGATCTACAAGACGTGTTGTTGAGGCTAACGTTTGATAACGTGTGCATGATTGCTTTTGGAGTCGATCCAGGATGTCTTGGTCCAGACAAACCTGTAATACCCTTTGCTAAAGCCTTTGAGGACGCGACAGAAGCTGCGGTTTGTAGATTCGTCATGCCTACTTGCGTGTGGAAGTTGATGAAGTGTCTTAACTTAGGAACTGAGAAGATGCTAAAGGAGTCAATAAAAGGTGTGGATGATTTTGCTGAGGAAGTTATCAGGACGAGGAAGAAAGAACTGTCTCTTGAAGGTGAATCCACAAAGAGATCTGATCTCTTGACGGTGTTTATGGGTCTGAGAGATGAGAAGGGAGGTAGCTTTTCAGACAAGTTTCTTCGTGATATATGTGTGAACTTCATACTTGCTGGGAGAGATACTTCTTCTGTTGCTTTGAGCTGGTTCTTCTGGTTGCTAGAGAAGAATCCAGAGGTGGAAGAGAAGATTATGGTGGAGGTGTGTAAGATTTTGAGGCAGAGAGATGATAGTGGAAATGGAGGGAAGATAGATTATGAGCCTGTTTTCAGACCAGAAGAGATCAAGAAGATGGATTATCTACAAGCTGCTTTGTCTGAAGCTCTTAGGTTATACCCTTCAGTTCCTGTTGATCACAAAGAG GTCCAAGAAGATGATGTATTTCCTGATGGAACAATTTTAAAGAAAGGAGAAAAAGTTATATACGCAATTTACGCTATGGGTCGTATGGAAGCTATTTGGGGAAAAGATTGTCGTGAGTTTAGGCCAGAGAGGTGGCTAAGAGATGGGCGGTTTATGAGTGAGTCGGCATATAAGTTCACGGCCTTTAATGGCGGTCCACGCCTTTGTCTAGGCAAAGATTTTGCTTATTATCAGATGAAATCTACTGCAGCTGCAATAGTTTACCGGTACAAGGTGAAGGTGGTGGAGGGTCATAAAGTGGAACCGAAGTTAGCTCTTACAATGTACATGAAACATGGCTTGATGGTGAATTTGATCAACAGGAGTGTCTCCGAGATTGATCAATACTATGCCAAGACTATTGATGATGGTAATATTATTTAG
- the LOC106380285 gene encoding uncharacterized protein At5g23160-like: protein MGKPERKAREKTCSSSSSYLLRCFGISRKIHSHKQMLDDGAGGQEKKKKTRSRWFSRATAFRVKNCEITTTTICETKKHNLTIEDDKQNLFRVIRQVTDPKNITAVGQHETKEKLTSFFHIPHKNTSQQRDINPEPLTLSGYDMCCEQASVRVGKLEPTKPVGSGPNREKSSRVRKASRVDPVIGISIIMLTLMIMLMWGRLCAVLCTCTWCYFLPRLKRKRIDGGKAEGKDVLDLNSAAYKKKIVLDGFLVRQQRRVLI from the exons ATGGGCAAACCGGAGAGGAAAGCCAGAGAGAAGACATGCTCTTCTTCGTCGTCTTATCTTCTTCGCTGCTTCGGTATTTCCCGGAAAATACACTCTCACAAACAAATGCTAGACGACGGCGCCGGCGgtcaagagaagaagaagaaaacaaggaGTCGTTGGTTTTCTCGAGCGACAGCATTCCGTGTGAAAAACTGCGAGATCACAACGACGACGATTTGTGAGACGAAGAAACATAACTTGACTATTGAAGATGATAAGCAAAACCTGTTTCGGGTGATACGTCAAGTTACTGATCCGAAGAACATAACTGCCGTTGGACAACATGAAACGAAAGAG AAGTTGACAAGTTTTTTTCACATTCCACATAAAAACACGAGTCAGCAAAGAGACATAAACCCGGAACCGTTGACTTTATCAGGATACGACATGTGTTGCGAACAGGCATCCGTTCGTGTCGGGAAACTCGAACCGACTAAACCTGTCGGGTCCGGGCCAAATCGGGAGAAAAGTTCTCGGGTCAGAAAAGCATCGCGGGTTGACCCGGTGATTGGGATATCAATCATAATGCTAACGCTAATGATCATGTTGATGTGGGGACGTTTGTGTGCGGTTCTTTGTACATGTACTTGGTGTTACTTTCTCCCTCGTCTCAAACGCAAACGCATTGATGGCGGTAAAGCTGAAGGCAAAGATGTTTTGGATTTGAACTCTGCggcttataagaaaaaaatcgttTTGGATGGATTTCTGGTACGGCAGCAACGCCGCGTTTTGATCTGA